The Mauremys mutica isolate MM-2020 ecotype Southern chromosome 1, ASM2049712v1, whole genome shotgun sequence genome has a segment encoding these proteins:
- the PROSER2 gene encoding proline and serine-rich protein 2, with product MPRHLMLDFSEMASEISPKCGLESFERSGSLESRSSHSRCRNFTLDDESLQYLTHEEKDVLLFFEETIDSLEDDLEEQVLHDSSIHCHSPRSTDENASSHSESEEIIDLVQSTPENSDHKCTLNREVAPVSEAARRTDGPMPEGNELPEKIPPPDAPPSHPSAPPLMSDEKVLAPYPVQHPKLHHAIPTPLILAQKMSEKQDETRTCSPTSPKEGKPVERREASVQNGDCFPALKHPPLPAPKSYRFPSNINITNAGGKEFNQTISKAAVNVQVRKAQVLANMNGAAFGTAEIEERWQKNEVLVRSRSSSLRDLTSEQTRYDALTKLGLAKGRPSLIQQYRAPNTHKIQDLQEEQGETVPNGYQNIHATLKCDPSPFLPVGKTVKIKPDTALTRDKVAQQNVAKSFYDHGQPDLNLEMRKRSGSLPRPSGFRPQGITVQFSGRGSTEEARKEALRKLGLLKETM from the exons GATGATGAAAGTCTCCAATACCTAACCCATGAGGAGAAGGATGTTCTCCTGTTTTTTGAAGAAACCATTGATTCTTTAGAAGATGACTTGGAAGAACAGGTCCTACATGACAGCAGTATCCACTGTCACTCCCCAAGATCAACGGATGAAAATGCTTCCAGCCATTCAGAATCTGAAGAGATCATTGACTTGGTGCAATCAACCCCTGAAAACAGTGATCACAAGTGTACTCTGAACAGAGAAGTAGCACCAG tgtcaGAGGCTGCCAGGAGAACAGATGGTCCTATGCCAGAGGGCAATGAGCTTCCTGAGAAGATTCCACCTCCCGATGCTCCCCCAAGCCACCCTTCAGCTCCTCCACTGATGAGCGATGAGAAAGTTCTTGCTCCATACCCCGTGCAGCACCCCAAGCTTCATCATGCCATCCCTACTCCACTTATCTTGGCTCAGAAAATGTCCGAGAAGCAAGATGAGACAAGGACATGCTCTCCCACTTCCCCCAAGGAGGGGAAGCCTGTGGAGAGGAGAGAAGCCTCGGTGCAGAATGGAGACTGTTTCCCAGCCCTTAAGCACCCTCCGCTGCCTGCACCCAAATCCTACCGGTTTCCAAGTAATATCAATATAACCAATGCAGGTGGGAAGGAATTCAACCAAACTATCTCTAAGGCAGCAGTCAATGTTCAGGTGCGCAAGGCCCAGGTACTGGCCAACATGAACGGAGCAGCCTTTGGGACAGCTGAAATAGAAGAGAGGTGGCAGAAGAATGAGGTCTTGGTTCGCAGCAGAAGCTCCTCCTTAAGAGATCTAACTTCTGAGCAAACACGATACGACGCTCTGACGAAACTAGGCCTGGCAAAGGGAAGGCCAAGTCTGATCCAACAATATCGTgccccaaacacacacaagatACAGGACTTGCAGGAAGAACAGGGAGAGACTGTTCCTAATGGGTATCAAAATATCCACGCAACCTTAAAATGCGATCCCAGCCCTTTCCTTCCTGTGGGCAAGACCGTGAAGATCAAACCAGACACAGCTCTCACCAGGGACAAGGTGGCTCAACAGAATGTTGCCAAAAGCTTTTATGACCATGGGCAGCCTGACTTAAATCTGGAGATGAGAAAGAGGTCAGGCTCACTGCCTAGACCTTCGGGATTTCGACCCCAGGGGATAACAGTACAGTTTTCCGGCCGAGGCTCAACGGAAGAAGCCAGGAAAGAGGCTCTTCGGAAACTGGGGCTGCTGAAAGAGACGATGTGA